One region of Oxalobacteraceae bacterium OTU3CAMAD1 genomic DNA includes:
- a CDS encoding branched-chain amino acid ABC transporter permease → MEILLQLVFSGIALGMIYAVIAFGYQLTFATSGTLNFGQGESLMLGALVGLSLVGTIHGGPYMSYLLMIPLVIIFGALQGMFVEWIGVRPAIKIKSEFGWIMSTIALAIIFKNVAENIWGKDDLTFPSPLSSTPFQIFGANVQPMQVAVIVGALAIMAAVEIFNRKSIYGKAVVATSNDRDAAGLMGINTSMVITFSYALSSATAAFAGVLVAPLTLTGATMGASLGLKAFAVAIIGGLTSGVGAIVGGLLLGITETTAGYYISTGYKDVPGLLLLLLVLAIKPSGLFGKAAIKKV, encoded by the coding sequence ATGGAAATCCTGTTACAACTCGTCTTCAGCGGCATCGCGCTCGGCATGATCTATGCCGTCATCGCGTTCGGCTACCAGCTCACGTTCGCCACCTCCGGCACGCTCAACTTCGGCCAGGGTGAATCGCTGATGCTCGGCGCGCTGGTCGGCCTTAGCCTGGTCGGCACCATCCACGGCGGTCCTTATATGAGTTATCTGCTGATGATCCCCCTGGTGATCATCTTCGGCGCCCTGCAAGGCATGTTCGTCGAATGGATAGGCGTGCGGCCGGCAATCAAGATCAAGTCGGAATTCGGCTGGATCATGTCGACCATCGCGCTGGCCATCATCTTCAAGAACGTCGCGGAGAACATCTGGGGCAAGGACGACCTCACGTTCCCGTCGCCGCTCAGCTCCACACCGTTCCAGATCTTCGGCGCCAACGTGCAGCCGATGCAGGTGGCGGTGATCGTCGGCGCGCTGGCCATCATGGCGGCGGTCGAAATCTTCAACCGCAAATCGATCTACGGCAAAGCCGTCGTCGCCACCTCCAACGACCGCGACGCGGCCGGGCTGATGGGCATCAACACCAGCATGGTGATCACCTTCTCGTACGCGCTGTCGTCGGCCACCGCCGCCTTCGCCGGCGTGCTGGTGGCGCCGCTGACCCTGACCGGCGCCACCATGGGCGCCTCGCTCGGCCTCAAGGCCTTCGCCGTCGCCATCATCGGCGGGCTGACCTCCGGTGTCGGCGCCATCGTCGGCGGCCTCCTGTTGGGTATCACGGAAACGACGGCCGGCTACTACATCTCGACCGGCTACAAGGACGTGCCGGGATTGCTGCTGCTGCTCCTTGTACTCGCGATCAAGCCGTCCGGCCTGTTCGGCAAAGCCGCCATTAAAAAGGTCTGA
- a CDS encoding ABC transporter ATP-binding protein: protein MLSISNLHAAYGKVEVLHGISLDVPKGKLVTLIGSNGAGKTTTMRAISGMIKPKGGKVTLDGKDITGFDSHRIARAGLAHSPEGRRVFASMTVTDNLLLGAFPRFTGARPKGFIKHDLEKALELFPRLKERQGQLAGTLSGGEQQMLAMARAIMLNPDVVLLDEPSMGLAPILVEEVFRIIMRLKSEGVTMLLVEQFAAAALNVADYGYVLENGSISVHGPAESLKTDPKVIAAYLGGGH, encoded by the coding sequence ATGCTATCGATCTCCAATCTGCACGCCGCCTACGGCAAAGTCGAAGTCCTGCACGGCATCTCGCTGGACGTCCCCAAGGGCAAGCTGGTGACCCTGATCGGCTCCAACGGCGCCGGCAAAACCACCACCATGCGCGCCATCTCCGGCATGATCAAACCGAAGGGCGGCAAGGTCACGCTGGACGGCAAGGACATCACCGGTTTCGACTCGCACCGGATCGCCCGCGCCGGCCTGGCGCATTCGCCGGAGGGGCGGCGCGTGTTCGCCTCGATGACGGTGACGGACAACCTGCTGCTCGGCGCCTTCCCTCGCTTCACCGGCGCCCGGCCCAAGGGCTTCATCAAACATGACCTGGAAAAGGCGCTGGAGCTGTTCCCGCGCCTGAAGGAGCGGCAAGGGCAGCTGGCCGGCACCCTGTCCGGCGGCGAGCAGCAAATGCTGGCGATGGCGCGCGCCATCATGCTCAACCCGGACGTGGTGCTGCTCGACGAGCCGTCGATGGGATTGGCGCCGATATTGGTCGAGGAGGTCTTCCGCATCATTATGCGGCTGAAGTCCGAGGGCGTGACGATGCTGCTGGTCGAGCAATTCGCCGCCGCCGCGCTGAACGTGGCCGACTACGGCTACGTGCTGGAAAACGGCAGCATCTCCGTCCACGGCCCGGCCGAGAGCCTGAAAACGGATCCCAAGGTGATCGCTGCCTACCTCGGCGGCGGCCACTAA
- a CDS encoding branched-chain amino acid ABC transporter ATP-binding protein/permease, producing the protein MNKTIVAASVVGLAVLALYPVLIPNPYYIHLFETILIYAILLFGLDIVVGYTGQVSLGHAGLFGIGSYVTGVLVFKLGAPFWIAIPASVLGAALFGAVLALPALRVTGPYLAMVTLAFGTIIQILINEMTFLTEGPMGLKLSKPEIFGHKLDEVEYYYMCAALMVVSLIVVHRILKSNLGRAFEALRDSPIASDCMGVSVYRYKVYAFIISAGFAGLAGSLYAYSEEYISPNTYNFELTILFLLAVIMGGRKTRSGALIGALIVVMLPSLLADIELFRKIAVIAAVLGVIGSAFMLAKKRATLRGVLVPLVATIGMAAFSFKLENIVDWRLTIFGLMTLFVVYYLQDGIVGFLKSLLGRGAVHAKAVEASGAEAFARAKGGNAGETLLDVNQILMQFGGLKALNQVDMHVIQGSVHGLIGPNGSGKSTMMNVLTGIYKPTAGQVKFSGAVISGRTPSQIALGGVARTFQNVQLFGEMTATENVLVGLHNTFKSNVLDVMLQTPRYKREERAARDRAASILEFVGLTPMANEEARNLPYGKQRLLEIGRALGLSPRLLLLDEPAAGLTAPDIKELMAIIRKIRDHGITIILIEHHMDVVMALSDTVTVLDFGQKIAEGAPAAVQSDPKVIEAYLGGSSEEHGGTAAPAAPVVH; encoded by the coding sequence ATGAACAAGACGATCGTCGCGGCAAGCGTGGTGGGTCTGGCGGTGCTGGCGCTGTATCCGGTGCTGATCCCCAACCCGTACTACATCCATCTGTTTGAAACCATTTTGATTTACGCGATCCTGCTGTTCGGGCTCGATATCGTGGTCGGCTACACCGGGCAGGTGTCGCTCGGCCACGCCGGCTTGTTCGGCATCGGCTCCTATGTCACCGGGGTGCTGGTGTTCAAACTGGGCGCGCCGTTCTGGATCGCGATTCCCGCCAGCGTGCTGGGAGCGGCGCTGTTCGGCGCCGTGCTGGCGCTGCCGGCCTTGCGCGTGACGGGACCTTATCTGGCGATGGTGACGCTGGCCTTCGGCACCATCATCCAGATCCTGATCAACGAGATGACCTTCCTGACCGAAGGGCCCATGGGACTAAAGCTGTCCAAGCCTGAGATCTTCGGCCACAAGCTGGATGAAGTCGAGTATTACTACATGTGCGCCGCGCTGATGGTGGTCTCGCTGATCGTCGTGCACCGGATATTGAAGTCCAACCTTGGCCGCGCCTTCGAAGCGCTGCGCGACAGCCCGATCGCCTCGGACTGCATGGGCGTTTCGGTCTACCGCTACAAGGTCTACGCCTTCATCATCAGCGCCGGATTCGCAGGGCTGGCGGGCAGCCTGTACGCGTACTCGGAGGAGTACATCTCGCCCAATACCTACAACTTCGAACTGACCATCCTGTTCCTGCTGGCCGTGATCATGGGCGGCCGCAAGACCCGCTCGGGGGCGCTGATCGGCGCGCTGATCGTCGTCATGCTGCCCAGCCTTTTGGCGGACATCGAATTGTTCCGCAAGATCGCCGTCATCGCCGCCGTGCTGGGGGTGATCGGTTCGGCGTTCATGCTGGCGAAGAAGCGTGCCACCCTGCGCGGCGTGCTGGTGCCGCTGGTGGCGACGATCGGCATGGCCGCCTTCTCGTTCAAACTGGAGAACATCGTCGACTGGCGCCTGACCATCTTCGGCTTGATGACGCTGTTCGTCGTCTACTATCTGCAGGACGGCATCGTCGGCTTCCTCAAAAGCTTGCTGGGCAGGGGAGCGGTGCACGCCAAGGCGGTGGAGGCCAGCGGCGCGGAAGCGTTCGCGCGCGCCAAGGGCGGCAACGCCGGCGAAACGCTGCTCGACGTGAATCAGATCCTGATGCAGTTCGGCGGCCTCAAAGCGCTCAACCAGGTCGACATGCATGTGATCCAGGGCTCGGTGCACGGCTTGATCGGCCCCAATGGCTCGGGCAAGAGCACGATGATGAACGTGCTGACCGGGATCTACAAGCCGACCGCCGGGCAGGTGAAGTTCTCCGGCGCGGTGATCTCGGGCCGCACGCCGTCGCAGATCGCACTGGGCGGGGTCGCGCGCACCTTCCAGAACGTGCAGCTGTTCGGCGAGATGACGGCCACCGAGAACGTGCTGGTAGGGCTGCACAACACCTTCAAGTCGAATGTGCTGGATGTGATGCTGCAAACGCCGCGCTACAAGCGCGAGGAGCGCGCCGCGCGCGACCGCGCCGCCAGCATATTGGAGTTTGTCGGCCTGACGCCGATGGCCAACGAGGAAGCGCGCAACCTCCCTTACGGCAAACAGCGGCTGCTGGAGATCGGCCGCGCGCTCGGACTCAGTCCGCGCCTGCTGCTGCTGGACGAACCGGCCGCCGGCCTGACCGCGCCGGACATCAAGGAGCTGATGGCGATCATCCGCAAGATCCGCGACCACGGCATCACCATCATTCTGATCGAGCACCACATGGACGTGGTGATGGCGCTGTCCGACACCGTCACGGTGCTGGACTTCGGCCAGAAGATCGCCGAGGGCGCGCCGGCGGCGGTGCAAAGCGATCCGAAAGTGATCGAGGCCTACCTGGGCGGCAGCAGCGAAGAACACGGCGGCACGGCGGCGCCGGCGGCACCGGTCGTACACTAA
- a CDS encoding transposase encodes MTRPLRLEFAGALYHVTSRGDRKTAIFLDDLDRARWMSILDLVCARYNFSILGFCQMTNHYHLILETADGNLSCGMRHLNGLYSQYFNRRHGLVGHLFQGRYKAILVQRERYLLELTRYVVLNPVRAGFVTSPDAWRWSSHACVMGTVPARAWLDTAATLRQFGTERASAVEAYLRFVMEGIGCESPLKNIRHQLLLGDDAFVAEPSNTTPHEKFPAIAKTQRRAVSLSLEEYQVRYPDRDEAMAHAYHCTAYTMEQIAAHFGVSSKTVSRAVNALGPISSCPNVGPDPGG; translated from the coding sequence ATGACCCGACCTCTCCGACTAGAATTTGCAGGCGCCCTCTATCATGTAACGTCCAGGGGTGACCGAAAGACCGCGATCTTTCTGGACGATCTCGACCGCGCGCGGTGGATGTCGATCCTCGATCTCGTGTGTGCCCGCTACAACTTCTCGATCCTGGGATTTTGTCAAATGACAAACCACTACCATCTGATCCTGGAAACGGCCGATGGCAATCTGTCATGCGGCATGCGGCATCTCAACGGCTTGTACTCGCAATATTTCAATCGTCGTCACGGACTTGTCGGGCACCTGTTTCAAGGTCGCTACAAAGCGATTTTGGTGCAGCGCGAGAGATATCTACTGGAACTGACGCGATACGTGGTGTTGAATCCGGTGCGCGCAGGCTTCGTGACGTCCCCGGATGCCTGGCGGTGGAGCAGTCACGCTTGCGTCATGGGAACCGTCCCGGCCCGCGCCTGGCTCGACACGGCCGCCACATTGCGGCAGTTTGGAACGGAGCGGGCGTCGGCGGTGGAAGCGTATCTCCGCTTCGTCATGGAAGGAATTGGCTGCGAGAGCCCGCTTAAAAACATCAGGCATCAATTGCTGCTTGGCGACGACGCCTTCGTGGCCGAGCCTTCGAATACCACGCCGCACGAGAAATTTCCCGCCATCGCCAAAACACAGCGCCGCGCCGTGAGCCTATCCCTGGAGGAATATCAGGTGCGCTATCCAGACCGGGATGAGGCCATGGCGCACGCCTACCACTGCACCGCTTACACGATGGAACAGATCGCCGCCCACTTCGGTGTTTCGTCGAAGACAGTGAGCAGAGCGGTGAACGCGCTCGGACCGATCAGCTCGTGTCCGAATGTCGGACCTGACCCCGGGGGTTAG